In the genome of Thermosphaera aggregans DSM 11486, one region contains:
- the ftsY gene encoding signal recognition particle-docking protein FtsY: MFKRIKEAFKKFIESASSIIFSREKLESLIDELKLELVASDVAYEVAEEISSRLLKAVDEGLVRSREDLQRVLKNILIEVFEKAGSVDLLSVARANKPCKLVFLGVNGVGKTTTIAKIAVLLRDNGFKPLMVAADTFRAGAQEQLKIHSERTGIPVFTGKYGSDPASVAFDAIQFASSRGFDALLIDTAGRMHVDIDLVNELKKVVRVVKPHFKILVVDALTGNDAIEQARFFNEAVGVDGVIVTKVDAYEQGGVPLSIAYILGKPVIYAGVGQGYKDLKPFNVYEYVNRILPDLES, encoded by the coding sequence TTGTTCAAGAGGATTAAAGAAGCTTTCAAGAAGTTTATCGAGTCAGCTTCTTCGATAATTTTCTCGCGGGAGAAGCTCGAGTCTCTTATTGATGAGTTGAAGCTCGAGCTGGTTGCTAGTGACGTAGCCTACGAGGTCGCTGAGGAGATCTCGTCCAGGCTTTTAAAAGCAGTTGATGAGGGCTTGGTTAGGAGCAGGGAGGACTTGCAACGCGTACTCAAGAACATTCTCATCGAGGTCTTCGAGAAGGCGGGTAGCGTTGACCTTCTCAGTGTGGCAAGGGCTAATAAGCCCTGTAAACTCGTATTTCTAGGCGTTAACGGAGTAGGTAAAACAACCACTATCGCTAAGATAGCGGTGCTGTTAAGGGATAACGGTTTCAAACCATTAATGGTTGCAGCCGACACCTTCCGCGCGGGAGCCCAGGAGCAGTTGAAAATACATAGTGAGAGAACAGGGATCCCTGTATTCACAGGCAAATACGGGTCGGATCCGGCTTCAGTAGCGTTCGACGCCATACAGTTCGCATCTAGCAGAGGTTTCGACGCCTTGTTGATAGATACTGCGGGGAGGATGCATGTTGATATTGACCTGGTTAACGAGTTGAAGAAAGTTGTAAGAGTTGTAAAACCCCATTTCAAAATACTCGTGGTTGATGCGTTAACCGGTAACGACGCTATAGAGCAGGCCAGGTTTTTCAACGAGGCAGTAGGGGTTGACGGCGTTATCGTAACAAAGGTTGATGCTTACGAGCAGGGCGGGGTCCCACTCAGCATAGCATACATTCTTGGGAAACCAGTGATCTATGCGGGCGTTGGCCAGGGGTATAAAGATTTAAAGCCGTTTAACGTTTATGAATACGTCAACAGGATTTTGCCGGATTTAGAGAGTTGA
- a CDS encoding YhbY family RNA-binding protein, whose amino-acid sequence MRERLKERRRGKVDVRIGKKGVTESLLEEIKRRLEKHGVVKVKVLKSARASPGFNREEYAEEIARAVGGVLREVKGYTFIIVKKDR is encoded by the coding sequence TTGAGAGAGAGGTTGAAGGAGCGTAGGAGAGGCAAGGTTGACGTCAGAATAGGAAAGAAGGGAGTCACAGAATCTCTTCTAGAGGAGATTAAAAGGAGGCTGGAGAAGCACGGCGTTGTCAAGGTTAAGGTTTTAAAGTCCGCTAGAGCCTCCCCTGGGTTCAACCGGGAGGAGTATGCGGAGGAGATTGCAAGAGCTGTTGGAGGCGTCCTCAGAGAGGTTAAGGGGTATACTTTTATAATTGTGAAGAAGGATCGTTGA
- a CDS encoding DNA-binding protein, with protein MEDYGYSDEELEAIRQRKMMELKKRMEEEQARRAQIEAVMRKLLTPEARERLNNIRLVKPELAEALEQQIIALAQAGRIPVPVTDEFLKKILSELYEHSRRETRITFKRK; from the coding sequence ATGGAGGATTACGGCTACAGTGACGAGGAGCTGGAGGCCATTAGGCAGCGGAAGATGATGGAGCTTAAAAAGCGAATGGAGGAGGAGCAGGCCCGTAGGGCTCAAATAGAGGCTGTTATGAGAAAGCTTCTAACCCCTGAGGCTCGCGAAAGACTAAATAACATCAGGCTCGTCAAGCCCGAGCTGGCCGAAGCCCTTGAGCAACAGATAATTGCCCTGGCGCAGGCCGGGCGTATACCCGTACCCGTTACTGATGAGTTTTTAAAGAAGATTTTATCAGAATTATATGAGCACTCCCGGAGGGAAACACGTATAACGTTTAAGAGGAAATAG
- a CDS encoding 50S ribosomal protein L11 gives MAKKTIKVMVEGGRATPGPPLGPTLSPYKVNIPEVVKAINEATKDFEGLSVPVEITIDVDTKKFEVKVGIPTTTALLLKEAGAKQPTGDPGHQKIGNISLEQAVKIAIAKKEQLSAKTLKAAVKTILGSARSIGITVEGKDPREVQKMIDEGVYDDLFRKYESEWEGVA, from the coding sequence ATGGCTAAGAAAACCATTAAAGTAATGGTTGAGGGCGGCAGGGCTACTCCTGGACCGCCCCTGGGGCCAACGCTTTCCCCTTACAAAGTCAACATTCCCGAAGTAGTCAAGGCTATAAACGAGGCGACCAAGGATTTCGAGGGTTTAAGCGTACCCGTAGAAATAACCATAGACGTGGATACGAAGAAGTTTGAGGTCAAAGTAGGAATCCCAACCACGACTGCACTGCTTCTCAAGGAAGCAGGGGCTAAGCAGCCGACCGGTGACCCGGGTCATCAGAAAATTGGAAACATAAGTCTGGAGCAAGCAGTGAAAATTGCAATCGCTAAGAAAGAACAGCTCAGCGCTAAAACCTTGAAGGCAGCTGTAAAAACCATACTTGGCTCAGCACGCTCCATAGGCATTACTGTTGAAGGCAAAGACCCTCGTGAGGTTCAGAAGATGATAGACGAAGGTGTTTACGATGATTTGTTCAGAAAGTATGAGAGTGAGTGGGAGGGTGTTGCCTAA
- a CDS encoding 50S ribosomal protein L10: MSAVARTYPKWKTEQLEDLVELLKKYKVFLIGDLTGVPASHVQRLRKKLAKTAEVRVVKPKLFAIALERVGIDPEAFKDLLTGQNIVFFTNENPFDVALKIHNIVTMDYYKPGEKTDKEIVIPEGNTGIPPGPMLSVFGKLKIQTKVQANVIHVAKDTVVAKPGDVISPELSSILQKLGLALKEIRLRLKAGYDGILIPGESLILNIDQYVEMVKAASLDALKIAVELAVPEPEVLPLVLSKAVRQATALAVEAGYVTPETVELVLKAAETKAQALAYEVSRLAPELGIEVKVVQQPQEAKPKKEEKPAEEEKKEEGVSEEALAEGLSALFG; the protein is encoded by the coding sequence ATGTCAGCGGTAGCTAGAACATATCCCAAGTGGAAGACTGAGCAATTAGAAGACCTAGTTGAGTTGTTGAAAAAGTATAAGGTTTTCCTCATCGGTGATTTAACCGGCGTCCCAGCAAGCCATGTGCAGAGACTCAGGAAGAAGCTTGCAAAGACCGCAGAGGTCAGGGTTGTAAAACCCAAGCTTTTCGCCATAGCGCTCGAGAGAGTAGGAATTGACCCGGAGGCTTTCAAAGACCTCTTAACAGGGCAGAACATAGTGTTCTTCACAAACGAGAACCCGTTCGACGTTGCGTTGAAAATACACAACATTGTAACCATGGATTATTACAAGCCGGGGGAGAAAACTGATAAGGAGATCGTGATACCAGAGGGTAACACGGGGATTCCGCCAGGCCCAATGCTCAGCGTTTTCGGGAAATTAAAGATTCAAACCAAGGTGCAGGCTAACGTAATACATGTAGCTAAGGACACCGTTGTAGCGAAGCCAGGGGACGTGATTTCTCCTGAGCTGTCGAGTATCCTGCAGAAGCTCGGGTTGGCGTTAAAGGAGATAAGGCTGAGGCTTAAAGCAGGATATGATGGAATACTGATACCTGGCGAGAGCCTAATACTGAATATTGACCAGTATGTCGAGATGGTTAAGGCAGCCAGTTTAGATGCTTTGAAAATAGCTGTGGAGTTGGCGGTGCCGGAGCCCGAGGTACTCCCGTTAGTGCTGTCCAAGGCTGTTAGACAGGCAACGGCCCTAGCCGTTGAAGCAGGTTATGTGACGCCTGAAACCGTTGAACTAGTGTTGAAAGCGGCTGAAACCAAGGCCCAGGCATTGGCTTACGAAGTGTCAAGGCTCGCGCCCGAGCTGGGGATAGAGGTCAAGGTTGTTCAGCAGCCACAGGAGGCTAAGCCGAAGAAAGAGGAGAAGCCTGCTGAGGAGGAGAAGAAGGAGGAAGGCGTTAGCGAGGAGGCTCTTGCCGAAGGTTTGAGCGCGCTATTCGGGTAA
- the rpl18a gene encoding 50S ribosomal protein L18Ae: MSNVKTFRVKGYMLISHDRLPTWQVFTKDVRAVSEKDALEKIYSLMGSKHKVKRYHIRIESITEINPEESIHQVVKELASATRIVKP; the protein is encoded by the coding sequence GTGAGCAATGTTAAAACGTTCCGGGTTAAAGGATACATGCTTATTAGTCATGACAGGCTCCCTACCTGGCAGGTTTTCACGAAGGATGTGAGAGCTGTTAGCGAGAAGGATGCGCTTGAGAAAATATACAGTTTAATGGGTAGCAAGCATAAGGTCAAGAGGTATCATATAAGAATTGAAAGCATTACAGAGATAAACCCGGAGGAATCTATTCACCAGGTAGTGAAGGAGTTGGCTAGCGCGACGAGGATTGTTAAGCCATGA
- a CDS encoding 30S ribosomal protein S19e: protein MVNALEAPADKLLEKLADYIKENIPEVKPPTWAMFVKTGSHKEKPPTDPDWWYIRAASILRKLYKNSSPTGLTELRREYGGRKRRGVRPERSVEAPGNAIRKILQQLEAAGLVRRTRRGRVLTPQGKALLDRLAYDVMVEEARKNPELAKYLPESARTRILA, encoded by the coding sequence ATGGTTAATGCTTTGGAAGCACCAGCCGATAAGTTGTTGGAGAAGCTGGCTGATTACATAAAAGAGAATATTCCAGAGGTTAAGCCGCCCACGTGGGCCATGTTCGTGAAAACAGGGTCCCACAAGGAAAAACCCCCGACAGATCCAGACTGGTGGTATATCAGGGCTGCCAGCATTCTGAGAAAGCTCTATAAGAACTCCTCCCCAACCGGGTTGACAGAGCTTAGGAGGGAGTACGGCGGGAGAAAGCGTAGAGGCGTGAGGCCTGAGAGAAGTGTTGAAGCTCCTGGAAATGCTATTAGGAAGATTCTCCAGCAACTTGAGGCTGCAGGGTTGGTGAGGAGGACTCGGCGGGGGAGGGTGCTCACCCCGCAGGGCAAGGCATTGTTGGATAGGCTTGCATACGATGTCATGGTTGAAGAGGCAAGGAAGAATCCCGAGCTGGCGAAATACCTGCCTGAGTCTGCACGGACTAGGATACTAGCTTAA
- a CDS encoding ribonuclease P protein component 4: MPKSKLSVLREIARERIILLYKLAVERARKGDHVLARRYVEIMLKISAKARVKPPRYIRRGYCRSCKIPLIPGVTSRVRVRSKGSVTRVVVSCLACGWMRRYVVKT; this comes from the coding sequence TTGCCCAAGTCTAAGCTTAGTGTTTTAAGGGAGATTGCTCGGGAAAGAATAATACTTCTCTACAAGCTCGCAGTGGAGAGAGCGAGAAAGGGGGATCACGTTCTAGCTAGAAGGTATGTTGAAATAATGTTAAAGATCTCCGCCAAGGCAAGGGTTAAGCCTCCAAGATATATTAGGAGGGGTTATTGTAGAAGCTGTAAGATACCCTTAATCCCCGGTGTCACGTCTCGGGTTAGGGTTAGGAGTAAAGGATCAGTGACGAGGGTTGTCGTGTCATGCCTTGCATGTGGATGGATGAGGAGATACGTGGTGAAGACTTGA
- the rpl12p gene encoding 50S ribosomal protein P1, translating into MEYIYASLLLYKAGKELSEENIKRVLEAAGVAVDDVRVKSLVAALKNIDIAKVLEQALAAPVAAAPVQAAPAQAPPKEEKPAEEEKKEEGVSEEALAEGLSALFG; encoded by the coding sequence ATCGAGTACATATATGCGTCACTATTACTCTATAAGGCTGGGAAAGAACTAAGCGAGGAAAACATTAAGAGGGTCTTAGAAGCAGCCGGGGTCGCTGTTGACGATGTCAGGGTTAAATCCCTGGTAGCGGCCCTTAAAAATATAGATATTGCAAAAGTGTTGGAACAGGCCTTAGCCGCGCCGGTGGCAGCGGCCCCTGTCCAGGCGGCCCCTGCACAGGCTCCTCCGAAAGAGGAGAAGCCTGCTGAGGAGGAGAAGAAGGAGGAAGGCGTTAGCGAGGAGGCTCTTGCCGAAGGTTTGAGCGCGCTATTCGGGTAA
- a CDS encoding 50S ribosomal protein L1 yields the protein MPVDPEKLKVALSKALDMGKGRKFKQTVEMVVVLRDIDPKSQAGKLRETVVLPKGRGRRQNICVVADGELAEKAKAAGAFMVISSSELQSIGKKQAKKIADTCDWVLVRTDLMAQVGRVLGPALGPRGKPPVPMPPSADVSALIRRYENSVVVRTKEQPQLSVAIGTEDMSVEDLTANASSVLALLESKLPAGMGNIDRILFKTTMGPTVEVL from the coding sequence ATGCCAGTTGATCCCGAGAAGCTTAAAGTAGCTTTGTCCAAGGCATTGGATATGGGTAAGGGGAGAAAGTTTAAACAAACAGTAGAAATGGTGGTTGTTTTAAGAGACATAGACCCTAAGAGCCAGGCGGGCAAGCTAAGGGAGACTGTTGTACTTCCGAAGGGGAGGGGGAGAAGACAGAACATTTGCGTGGTGGCTGATGGCGAGCTTGCGGAGAAGGCGAAGGCTGCTGGAGCATTCATGGTGATCTCATCCAGCGAGCTTCAATCCATAGGCAAGAAGCAGGCTAAGAAGATAGCGGATACGTGTGACTGGGTTTTAGTCAGAACAGACTTGATGGCCCAGGTTGGGCGTGTCCTAGGCCCGGCTCTAGGCCCACGCGGGAAGCCCCCTGTCCCGATGCCTCCTTCAGCAGATGTTTCAGCATTGATAAGAAGGTATGAGAACTCCGTAGTGGTGAGGACGAAGGAGCAGCCACAGTTATCTGTGGCGATAGGCACTGAGGACATGAGTGTCGAGGATTTAACAGCCAACGCGTCCAGCGTGCTAGCGCTCCTAGAGTCCAAGCTCCCCGCCGGAATGGGTAATATTGACAGGATATTGTTTAAAACTACAATGGGTCCGACAGTAGAGGTCTTATAG
- a CDS encoding 50S ribosomal protein L39e — protein sequence MARFKHLARKLRLAAAEKTNKPIPIWVSVKTRMRVRRGFRLRNWRRSKLKNI from the coding sequence ATGGCTCGCTTCAAACACTTGGCTCGCAAGTTAAGGCTCGCCGCAGCGGAGAAGACTAATAAGCCTATCCCAATATGGGTTAGTGTTAAAACCAGAATGAGAGTTAGAAGAGGGTTCAGGCTTAGGAACTGGAGAAGGAGTAAGTTAAAGAATATTTAG
- a CDS encoding 50S ribosomal protein L31e gives MSEQGQVVKTVHVIPLKRVYYGRRGNRADRAVRLVKKYVARHFKEAEKIVVDPAVNDYIWSRSREKPPRKVVVEIRLDKENKVAKVFLARKPLAQKPSS, from the coding sequence ATGAGCGAGCAGGGTCAGGTCGTTAAAACCGTTCACGTAATACCTTTGAAAAGAGTCTACTATGGTAGGAGAGGCAACAGGGCCGATCGCGCGGTGAGGCTGGTAAAGAAGTACGTGGCTAGGCATTTCAAAGAGGCGGAAAAGATTGTTGTTGATCCAGCGGTAAACGACTACATATGGTCTAGGAGTAGAGAGAAGCCTCCTAGAAAGGTTGTGGTCGAGATAAGGCTTGACAAGGAGAACAAGGTTGCCAAAGTATTTTTGGCTAGAAAACCCCTCGCGCAAAAACCCTCCAGCTAA
- a CDS encoding transcription elongation factor Spt5, whose protein sequence is MSGAEEAAGVGRIFAVRTTMGRELDVALVIARRAEELIAKGEDPGISSIVIPPNVRGYVFFEVEKLASLYRLASEVKYVKASRPVKVSPEELEKLIMPKPVVESISVGDVVEIIRGPFRGMKAQVTGIDRNKNMLTVNILEAAFAIPISIPSDYVKQVKKGE, encoded by the coding sequence TTGAGCGGAGCTGAGGAAGCAGCGGGTGTTGGAAGAATATTTGCAGTGAGGACAACCATGGGGCGTGAGCTAGACGTAGCGCTGGTTATCGCGAGAAGGGCTGAGGAGCTCATAGCCAAGGGCGAGGATCCGGGTATTTCAAGCATTGTTATACCTCCGAACGTGAGAGGCTACGTGTTCTTCGAAGTGGAAAAGCTCGCATCCCTTTACAGGCTCGCATCGGAAGTAAAGTACGTCAAGGCTTCAAGACCTGTTAAAGTGTCGCCTGAGGAGTTGGAGAAGCTGATCATGCCTAAGCCCGTGGTAGAATCAATATCTGTAGGCGATGTTGTCGAGATCATTAGGGGGCCGTTCAGAGGGATGAAGGCCCAGGTTACGGGCATAGATAGAAATAAAAACATGCTTACAGTGAATATTTTAGAAGCGGCTTTCGCGATCCCAATATCCATACCGAGTGATTACGTGAAGCAGGTTAAGAAGGGTGAGTAG
- a CDS encoding SecE/sec61-gamma family protein translocase subunit: MNLRELVEAWRKIILLATKPSRDDYMTSLKLSLLGLALVGGIAFVIRILFYTFLFPPPAG; the protein is encoded by the coding sequence ATGAACCTGAGGGAACTGGTTGAGGCTTGGAGGAAGATAATCTTGCTTGCTACTAAGCCGAGCAGGGATGACTACATGACGTCTTTAAAGCTCAGCCTCTTGGGGCTGGCCTTGGTAGGGGGCATAGCTTTCGTGATAAGGATTTTATTCTACACTTTTCTATTCCCCCCTCCAGCTGGGTGA
- a CDS encoding 16S rRNA methyltransferase: protein MGKLKIAILEASMELVPKEISNHPSVVKNAKKRGKPPAHTLLDVSIHYSAMLRIRDRLKRGRPDIVHVTLLEALESPLNRKGLLEIYVHTYDGKTIFIHPSTRIPRNYNRFTGLMEQLLVEGKVPPNTPQPLLHVKNMDLQDLLKAADTAGLLLLREECARESVKNVVEKALNNNLLIGVGGFPHGDFDRKTIEAADHCYSIYDESLTTWVVTSRLISAAEYLLNLL, encoded by the coding sequence ATGGGAAAGCTGAAAATAGCAATTCTCGAAGCAAGCATGGAGCTCGTTCCAAAGGAGATTTCAAACCATCCCTCAGTGGTGAAGAACGCGAAAAAGAGGGGTAAACCCCCTGCTCACACTCTCCTAGACGTGAGCATACACTACTCCGCTATGCTGAGAATTCGCGACAGGCTTAAGAGAGGGAGGCCGGACATCGTTCACGTCACCCTCCTAGAAGCTTTAGAAAGCCCTTTAAACAGGAAAGGGCTTCTCGAAATCTACGTACACACGTATGATGGGAAGACAATATTCATTCACCCATCGACAAGGATACCTAGAAATTACAACAGGTTCACCGGCCTGATGGAGCAACTACTGGTTGAGGGCAAGGTGCCACCGAACACTCCACAACCACTCCTCCATGTGAAAAACATGGATTTGCAAGACCTCTTGAAAGCAGCTGATACCGCTGGATTACTGCTTCTTAGGGAGGAATGTGCCAGGGAAAGTGTTAAGAACGTTGTGGAGAAAGCCTTAAATAACAACCTTCTCATAGGGGTAGGTGGTTTCCCCCACGGCGATTTCGACAGAAAAACTATTGAAGCAGCCGATCACTGCTACTCCATATACGATGAGTCTCTTACAACATGGGTTGTGACATCGAGATTGATATCAGCCGCTGAATACTTGTTGAACCTGCTGTGA
- a CDS encoding prefoldin domain-containing protein, translating into MSDVQAEGGKTITLEELIARASELREYITVLSNTINSYVTQYRELQLASETLKNLPEAGGEGFVVVDRLSSVLVPGIVKEGWTASVLVNIGFGYYLKTSRDKAVEVIEKRLASVNRLLDELQKRYKTALDEYSALQGILNQVYAEAQNTEEAGGQASGG; encoded by the coding sequence ATGAGCGATGTTCAAGCGGAAGGCGGGAAGACGATAACCCTTGAGGAGCTTATTGCAAGGGCCTCGGAGCTCAGAGAGTATATAACTGTTTTATCCAACACTATCAACAGTTACGTGACACAGTATAGGGAACTCCAGCTAGCATCAGAGACTTTGAAAAACCTTCCTGAAGCAGGGGGAGAAGGCTTCGTAGTTGTTGACAGGTTGTCAAGCGTCCTAGTACCCGGGATTGTCAAGGAAGGGTGGACCGCTAGCGTCCTGGTCAACATAGGGTTTGGCTACTACTTAAAGACCAGCAGGGATAAGGCCGTAGAGGTAATAGAGAAGAGGCTTGCCAGCGTGAACAGATTGCTCGACGAGCTTCAGAAAAGGTATAAGACAGCACTCGACGAGTACTCCGCTCTCCAGGGTATTCTAAACCAGGTATACGCCGAGGCTCAGAATACCGAGGAAGCGGGAGGCCAAGCTTCTGGTGGCTAG
- a CDS encoding translation initiation factor IF-6, whose translation MDIIRMSFFGNSNIGVYGFTNNKIIILPPGIGRDDLREVSETLKVDIVEARIAGTILNGVFINGNDNGIVLPHIVFEEELGLIKEKAREHGLNIEVVRSKHTALGNLLLCNNKGCITSPLLEKEVRDKISDTLGVEVVEKDLMKLTIPGSLGVVNDLGGVVHPGFVDDDFKTLLDVLKIKAEKATVNAGVPYIRSGVLANNKGIVVGGNTTGPEIIRIKRGLGGELE comes from the coding sequence ATGGATATTATAAGGATGAGTTTTTTCGGGAACTCAAATATTGGAGTATACGGGTTTACGAATAACAAGATCATTATTCTACCCCCAGGGATTGGGAGAGATGATTTAAGGGAGGTTTCGGAAACCCTCAAGGTGGATATTGTCGAGGCGAGAATAGCTGGCACCATTCTAAACGGGGTTTTCATAAACGGTAACGATAACGGGATCGTTCTACCCCATATTGTTTTCGAAGAAGAGCTCGGCTTGATCAAGGAGAAGGCCAGGGAGCATGGGTTGAACATTGAAGTTGTGAGGTCGAAACACACAGCGCTCGGCAACTTACTGCTCTGTAATAATAAGGGATGTATAACGAGCCCTCTTCTCGAGAAAGAGGTTAGGGATAAAATCTCGGATACCCTCGGTGTTGAAGTGGTTGAGAAGGATTTGATGAAGCTTACAATACCGGGTAGCCTCGGCGTGGTTAACGATCTCGGGGGCGTTGTCCACCCAGGCTTCGTTGACGATGATTTTAAAACCTTATTAGATGTTTTAAAGATTAAAGCGGAGAAGGCCACGGTGAACGCGGGGGTACCATATATAAGGAGCGGGGTATTAGCTAATAATAAGGGGATAGTGGTCGGGGGCAATACCACAGGTCCCGAAATAATCAGGATTAAGAGGGGTTTGGGAGGTGAGCTGGAGTGA